In one Vidua chalybeata isolate OUT-0048 chromosome 4, bVidCha1 merged haplotype, whole genome shotgun sequence genomic region, the following are encoded:
- the LOC128787025 gene encoding uncharacterized protein LOC128787025 has product MQKYLLYNAVEPEELPILKELSTIEICKVWSGMSRHIYRQLLKRKAVEIGVGSFAVVPSHASVAEGKVLPVERPMFVLSKTLKMFYNLESDETKIPDETPVVQPDFEEIAANTHFRQEIVEQCVQETLLCFAGALRDNKEVEFTFRGIGILAVRTKVVSMTFFDSCLLEMDTTGNMLKALLEDPNMMTIVAFPGQNNFSRVSQDEVVMLPSFVAETPHQPLAPLVSLKPRRESAPWGGGCRRVSVLDPVFLARRRVSQASQQSMDMDHARDKEVGHDGYLPVIQEKTQTMLKHPTSPVQEGLKVSASTSRPSKARMHPLYTEKEERELQLLLASKRHEVEAEVYRKYFGNRAIAERGQTSCPYVFEDPYRPSHLLRKAYAEKLKEMGQSTSEGQAESQLSRKVLEDKGVQTGLLER; this is encoded by the exons ATGCAGAAGTACCTGCTCTATAACGCTGTGGAGCCAGAGGAGCTCCCAATTCTCAAGGAGCTCAGCACCATAG AAATCTGCAAAGTCTGGTCTGGAATGTCTCGGCACATCTACAGACAGCTCTTGAAGAGGAAG GCAGTGGAGATTGGAGTTGGGAGTTTTGCGGTTGTCCCATCACATGCCAGTGTGGCAGAGGGCAAAGTTTTGCCTGTTGAGAGACCTATGTTCGTTCTGAGCAAGACTCTGAAGATGTTTTACAACCTTGAGAGTGATGAGACCAAAATTCCTG ATGAGACACCTGTTGTTCAGCCAGACTTTGAAGAGATCGCTGCAAACACTCACTTTCGCCAGGAAATTGTGGAGCAGTGTGTACAGGAGaccctgctttgctttgctgggGCCCTCCGAGACAACAAAGAGGTGGAATTCACATTCAGGGGCATCGGTATCCTTGCTGTGCGAACAAAAGTGGTCAGCATGACCTTCTTTGATAGCTGCCTCCTGGAGATGGATACAACAGGAAACATGCTGAAAGCCCTTCTCGAG GACCCCAACATGATGACCATTGTTGCCTTTCCGggccaaaataattttagtcGGGTCAGTCAAGATGAGGTTGTCATGCTGCCAAG TTTTGTAGCCGAGACCCCGCACCAGCCATTGGCCCCGCTGGTTTCCCTGAAGCCCAGAAGAGAGTCGGCGCCTTGGGGTGGGGGTTGTCGCAGAG TAAGTGTGCTGGATCCAGTGTTCCTGGCTCGGCGGAGGGTTTCTCAGGCCAGTCAGCAGTCGATGGACATGGATCACGCTAGAGACAAGGAAGTTGGTCACGATGG GTACCTGCCCGTAATCCAGGAGAAGACCCAGACAATGCTGAAGCACCCCACATCTCCAGTTCAGGAGGGGTTGAAGGTCTCTGCAAGTACTTCCCGACCCTCAAAAGCG AGGATGCACCCCCTCTAcactgagaaggaagaaagagagctccagctgctgctggcatccAAGCGCCATGAGGTGGAAGCAGAAGTGTATCGCAAATACTTTGGCAACCGAGCGATCGCTGAGCGAGGACAG ACCTCCTGCCCCTATGTGTTTGAGGATCCCTATCGCCCTTCCCACCTCTTGAGAAAGGCCTACGCCGAGAAGCTGAAGGAGATGGGGCAGAGCACCTCGGAGGGGCAGGCAGAGTCTCAGCTCTCCAGGAAAGTACTGGAAGA CAAGGGTGTGCAGACGGGTCTGTTGGAACGCTGA